One part of the Mariniflexile litorale genome encodes these proteins:
- a CDS encoding RagB/SusD family nutrient uptake outer membrane protein, whose translation MKLIKYIILSCTVLLFVQCSDLSEEPYTFLSPNNYYNTGDELSTALTGVYDGYQRGFNGYYKYIMYLEVRTEFGSPAYAKDDVHLWNIWSDVNNADKMVITNWDDAYNIINRANLVIGRGEKVSMAETLKTRYFAEARFLRAATYYNLVRMFGGVPIPESFTEGLEGLNLPRKTVDETYAYLIEDLEYAEANLPKKSEYGQNDIWRASKGAAQALLGDVYLTRGSMTGDRAYFQKAKDYCFEVIKSVEYDLEPDFKDLWFWWNTNNKNGMESVFELQYGAVDDEYNNNHVMFGVNITEYTLGCYMYRRFGPSIQHYLSYSDTDTRKEGSFLTSYNVTEKGNPSNILETSEFVPEDKGFYPGSKGWKTASPGNLKFYDRTPESAALKKPQANSYVIRYADVLLDYAEAENELNGPAAAYFYVNKVRNRADLLDLPSGLSPEEFSDAIYRERGWEFVGEGLLYYDGLRTDRIGENVKNHVEWGNQQGIYMYVDAPLEFVPSKNFLFKIPQYDYDSNPELVQNPNNVSN comes from the coding sequence ATGAAACTAATAAAATATATAATTTTAAGCTGCACTGTACTACTGTTTGTTCAATGCAGTGATTTATCAGAAGAGCCATATACGTTTTTATCTCCAAATAACTATTATAATACAGGAGATGAACTTTCAACTGCTTTAACGGGTGTTTATGATGGTTATCAAAGAGGTTTTAACGGATATTATAAATACATCATGTATTTAGAAGTTAGAACAGAATTTGGTTCTCCAGCATATGCAAAAGATGATGTACACTTATGGAATATATGGTCTGATGTTAATAATGCTGATAAAATGGTTATTACTAATTGGGACGATGCTTATAATATTATAAACAGAGCTAATTTAGTAATTGGAAGAGGTGAGAAAGTAAGTATGGCCGAAACACTTAAAACCAGATATTTTGCTGAAGCTAGATTTCTTAGAGCAGCCACATACTATAACTTAGTACGAATGTTTGGTGGTGTACCAATTCCTGAATCGTTTACAGAAGGTCTTGAAGGTCTTAATCTTCCTAGAAAAACCGTTGATGAAACCTATGCTTATCTTATTGAAGATTTAGAATATGCAGAAGCAAATCTGCCTAAGAAATCTGAATATGGTCAAAATGATATTTGGAGAGCATCTAAAGGAGCAGCTCAAGCTTTACTCGGAGATGTATATTTAACTAGAGGTAGTATGACAGGTGATAGGGCTTATTTTCAAAAAGCAAAAGATTATTGCTTTGAAGTAATAAAATCTGTTGAGTATGATTTAGAACCTGATTTTAAAGATTTATGGTTTTGGTGGAACACTAATAACAAAAATGGGATGGAGTCTGTTTTTGAACTTCAATATGGTGCTGTTGATGATGAGTACAATAACAATCATGTTATGTTTGGTGTTAATATCACAGAATATACCTTAGGCTGTTACATGTATCGTCGTTTTGGACCTTCAATTCAACATTATCTATCTTATAGTGATACTGATACTCGTAAAGAAGGCAGCTTTTTAACAAGCTATAATGTAACAGAAAAAGGTAATCCTAGTAATATTCTAGAAACTTCAGAATTTGTACCAGAAGACAAAGGTTTTTATCCAGGTTCTAAAGGTTGGAAAACAGCATCTCCTGGTAATCTTAAATTTTATGACCGTACACCAGAGTCTGCAGCATTAAAAAAACCGCAAGCAAACTCTTATGTTATTCGTTATGCAGATGTTTTACTTGATTATGCAGAAGCTGAAAATGAGTTAAATGGACCAGCAGCAGCATATTTTTATGTAAATAAGGTTCGTAATAGAGCAGATCTTCTGGATTTGCCATCGGGCTTAAGTCCAGAAGAATTTTCAGATGCTATATATAGAGAAAGAGGTTGGGAATTTGTTGGAGAAGGTCTTTTATACTATGATGGTTTAAGAACAGACCGAATTGGTGAAAATGTGAAAAACCATGTGGAATGGGGAAATCAACAAGGGATTTACATGTATGTAGATGCACCTTTGGAATTTGTTCCATCAAAAAACTTCTTATTTAAAATACCACAATACGATTATGATTCAAATCCAGAATTAGTACAGAATCCTAATAATGTTTCCAATTAA
- a CDS encoding TonB-dependent receptor: MKNKSTIVLSLFRRQLLLAIMKTLIFLLCTTVFSLSAGNSFSQEKVVIESNKSMSVNQVFKIIKHQTNYRFIYPKDLFKDSPEVYVKKGEILASKLLEQVLSSKDLNFELTENNTIVIKEKPSQIDDTKKQGFQINGTVFDANNQPLPGANIIEKGTNNGTQTDFNGDFALKVSNANATLVFSYLGFVTQETAINSRTTITVNLLEDAASLDEVIVVGYGTMRKSDLTGAITQIKGDVFNTVSSSNPIEALQGKASGVSVINNDASPGATPTIRIRGSGSISAGNEPLIVVDGFPLINNNLNDINSNDIESMEILKDASSAAIYGSRGANGVILITTKKGKSGQNNLEVLGSTGFATPARLPKMLGRTDFINFINDAYTYSNGNPVYSASNPAPNYNVNWQDEIIQNVEQTQNYSVAFSGGNDKTTYMLSGNIFSQGGMVEASGFKKLTVRANLNHEYKPWLTVGTHLQTGRSQRDVRNDPTGDIFRYGWPTIPVKNDDGSWHYATEDPNISSYFEGPWNPVSNALEVTDELKSDRVLGDIYAIFTPVKNVTFKTNFGVDISNEKQYVYNTSESVSGINSGSTGNGGQTYMRKTSQLTDNILTYSNTWNDKHRLTATGVYSWQDYIYEDLKVSGSGFQNDATGANDISYASRESLSAESDKYSNKLISWTARASYSYADKYLLTATGRYDGSSRFGENNKWGFFPSIGFGWTIDKEPFMQNNDIISALKLRTSYGVTGNQEIGNYKSLSSLSTAYYVYDGVPILGFVETIGNPDLKWERNIQYNVGLDVSLWNRLDLNLDYYTRRTSDLLYNVPIPTSSGYSSMLQNIGEVKNVGLELTAHVRILDSDFKWDVTANISKNKNEIVELYGDVDRINLGSSSAGLASYLVVGEPVNSVWARESAGIIRTQDQLTAYQEIRSSAKLGEEMYVDHTPDKTINSDDYINIGATTPDLFYGISTSVSYKKLSLDIYGQGANGIASANGLPDNAESYLIFGESQIQNRNYMPTQYAYDRMWSPTNTSGTFPRAGAQEVYLSDRTNGDWNYFIVKNIKLGYDFSSIITHVDWIKELNIYVNAQNYINTANHRGYNPENGNSNFPYSKAIILGFSAKF, encoded by the coding sequence ATGAAAAATAAATCAACTATTGTCCTCTCTCTTTTTAGAAGACAGCTATTATTAGCAATTATGAAAACACTCATTTTTTTATTATGCACAACTGTTTTTAGTTTAAGTGCAGGGAATTCTTTTTCTCAAGAAAAAGTAGTGATAGAAAGTAATAAATCAATGTCTGTAAATCAGGTTTTTAAAATTATTAAACATCAAACTAATTATCGCTTTATTTATCCTAAAGATTTATTTAAAGATAGTCCAGAGGTTTATGTGAAAAAGGGAGAAATACTAGCGTCTAAACTATTAGAACAAGTACTATCATCTAAGGATCTTAACTTTGAACTTACTGAAAATAATACGATTGTAATTAAAGAAAAGCCTTCACAAATAGATGATACCAAAAAACAAGGTTTTCAAATAAATGGAACCGTTTTCGATGCGAATAACCAACCGCTTCCAGGAGCTAATATTATCGAGAAAGGTACTAATAATGGAACGCAAACTGATTTTAATGGAGATTTCGCCTTAAAAGTTTCAAATGCAAATGCCACACTTGTTTTTTCATATTTAGGCTTTGTTACTCAAGAAACAGCAATAAATAGCAGAACCACAATAACGGTAAATTTATTAGAAGATGCGGCTTCATTAGATGAAGTTATTGTTGTTGGTTATGGAACCATGAGAAAAAGTGATTTAACAGGTGCCATAACTCAAATTAAAGGAGACGTTTTTAATACGGTATCCAGTTCAAATCCAATTGAGGCATTACAAGGGAAAGCCTCCGGAGTATCGGTTATAAATAACGATGCTTCTCCTGGTGCTACACCTACTATAAGGATCCGAGGTAGTGGCTCTATAAGTGCAGGTAATGAACCATTAATTGTTGTTGATGGCTTTCCATTGATAAATAATAACTTAAACGATATTAATTCAAACGATATCGAATCTATGGAAATATTAAAAGATGCTTCTTCGGCTGCAATTTATGGTTCTAGAGGTGCAAATGGGGTTATATTAATTACAACTAAAAAAGGAAAATCTGGGCAAAATAATTTAGAAGTATTAGGCTCCACAGGATTTGCTACCCCTGCGCGTTTACCAAAAATGCTTGGAAGAACAGATTTTATAAATTTCATTAACGATGCTTACACGTATTCAAATGGCAATCCCGTATATTCTGCATCAAATCCAGCACCTAATTATAATGTTAATTGGCAAGATGAGATTATTCAAAATGTTGAACAAACACAGAATTATTCAGTAGCTTTTAGTGGGGGAAACGACAAAACAACTTACATGTTGTCTGGTAATATTTTTTCTCAAGGAGGAATGGTAGAAGCATCTGGTTTTAAAAAATTAACGGTGCGTGCTAATTTAAATCATGAGTATAAACCATGGTTAACAGTAGGGACACATTTACAAACAGGCAGGTCTCAACGAGATGTTCGTAATGATCCAACTGGAGATATTTTTCGCTATGGATGGCCAACAATTCCAGTTAAAAATGATGATGGTAGTTGGCATTACGCAACCGAAGATCCTAATATAAGCTCTTATTTCGAAGGCCCATGGAATCCTGTTTCAAATGCTTTAGAAGTAACAGATGAGTTAAAGTCCGATAGGGTATTGGGTGATATATATGCGATTTTTACCCCTGTGAAAAATGTAACTTTTAAAACAAATTTTGGAGTTGATATATCTAACGAAAAACAATATGTGTATAATACATCAGAATCTGTTTCTGGAATAAACTCTGGTAGTACAGGAAATGGTGGGCAAACTTATATGAGAAAGACGAGTCAATTAACAGACAACATTTTAACTTACAGTAATACTTGGAATGATAAACATCGTTTAACAGCAACAGGTGTTTATTCATGGCAAGATTATATATATGAAGATTTAAAAGTAAGTGGGTCTGGTTTTCAGAATGATGCCACTGGAGCAAATGATATTTCATACGCTTCAAGAGAAAGCCTAAGTGCAGAATCAGATAAATATTCAAATAAATTAATTTCTTGGACAGCAAGAGCTTCGTACTCGTATGCAGATAAATATTTACTTACTGCCACAGGTAGATATGATGGGTCTTCTCGTTTTGGAGAAAATAATAAATGGGGATTTTTTCCTTCTATAGGTTTTGGGTGGACCATTGACAAAGAGCCTTTTATGCAGAATAACGATATAATTAGTGCTCTAAAATTAAGAACCAGTTATGGTGTTACAGGTAATCAAGAGATAGGTAATTATAAATCTTTATCTTCTTTAAGCACAGCGTATTATGTGTATGATGGCGTGCCTATTTTAGGATTTGTAGAAACCATTGGAAACCCAGATTTAAAATGGGAGCGTAATATTCAGTACAATGTTGGATTAGATGTTAGTCTATGGAACCGATTAGATTTGAATTTAGATTATTATACGCGTAGAACATCAGATTTACTATATAATGTGCCCATTCCAACTTCCTCGGGGTATTCAAGCATGTTACAAAATATAGGAGAAGTAAAAAATGTTGGTCTTGAATTAACGGCTCATGTAAGAATCCTAGATTCAGATTTTAAATGGGATGTAACAGCAAATATTTCAAAAAACAAAAATGAAATTGTTGAATTATATGGTGATGTTGATAGGATTAACTTAGGATCATCATCAGCAGGTCTTGCTAGTTATTTGGTTGTTGGAGAGCCTGTTAATAGTGTGTGGGCTAGAGAATCGGCTGGAATTATTAGAACTCAAGACCAATTAACGGCTTATCAAGAAATACGATCTTCTGCTAAATTGGGAGAAGAAATGTATGTTGATCATACACCAGATAAAACAATAAATAGTGATGATTATATTAATATTGGTGCTACGACTCCAGACCTTTTTTATGGTATTTCAACAAGCGTATCTTATAAAAAATTATCACTCGATATTTACGGACAAGGTGCTAATGGAATAGCTTCTGCTAATGGATTACCTGATAATGCGGAAAGTTATTTGATTTTTGGTGAAAGTCAAATTCAAAATAGAAATTATATGCCAACGCAATATGCATATGATCGCATGTGGAGCCCAACCAATACGTCAGGAACTTTTCCACGTGCTGGTGCTCAAGAAGTTTATTTGTCTGATCGAACCAATGGAGATTGGAACTATTTTATTGTAAAAAACATTAAATTAGGATATGATTTTTCATCAATTATAACCCATGTAGACTGGATTAAAGAACTAAATATTTATGTTAATGCTCAAAATTATATAAATACTGCCAATCACAGAGGTTACAACCCTGAAAACGGAAATTCGAATTTCCCTTATTCTAAAGCAATAATTCTAGGCTTTAGTGCTAAATTTTAA